The Betaproteobacteria bacterium sequence GACGGCGGCGCTCGGCCGCATTCTCGCCGTATCCCAGCAATCCACCGTTGCCGTCCCGCCGCTCGACAATTCGGCCATGGATGGTTACGCCGTGCGCGTTGCCGACATCACCGCCGCAGGCATCTGCCTGTCGGTCAGCCAGCGCATTCCGGCCGGCACGGTCGGCACGCCGCTGCAACCCGGCACGGCAGCGCGAATTTTCACCGGTGCCCCGGTGCCAACTGGCGCCGACGCTGTGATCATGCAGGAACGCTGCGAGCATGGCGAAAATGGCGTGGTCATCAACCACGTGCCGCATACAGGCGAGAACATTCGCCGGGCTGGCGAAGACATCTCGGTCGGCGCCGAAATCCTCAAGGCCGGCGTCAAGCTGCGCCCGCAGGAGATCGCGCTCGCCGCCTCGGCTGGCTTACCGGAATTGCCGGTTTTCCGGCGCGTGCGTGTCGGCGTCTTCTTCACCGGCGACGAATTGGTCCAGCCGGGCGAGCCGCTGCCGCCGGGTGCTATCTACAACTCCAACCGCTACGCGCTGCGCGCCTTGCTCGAAGGCATGGGTTGCGAAGTCCGTGACCTCGGCGCCGTCGCCGATACGCTGGAAGCAACCCGCGACGCGCTGCGCCGCGCCGCTGCCGACAACGATCTGGTGCTGACCAGCGGCGGTGTTTCGGTCGGCGAGGAAGATCACGTCAAGCCGGCCGTCGAGGCCGAAGGCCGGCTCGACATGTGGAAGATCGCCATCAAGCCCGGCAAGCCGCTGGCCTTCGGCGAAATCCATACTGCCGATGGCAAGGCCTGGTTCCTTGGCCTGCCGGGCAACCCGGTCGCTGCCTTCGTTACCTTCCTGACCATGGTTCGGCCGTTCATCCTGCGTTTGCAAGGTGCCGGCAGTGTTTCGCCACGCGTTCTCAGTTTGCCCTCCGCTTCC is a genomic window containing:
- a CDS encoding molybdopterin molybdotransferase MoeA, coding for MLSFEQALEKLLAAAQPVEETRSLPLTAALGRILAVSQQSTVAVPPLDNSAMDGYAVRVADITAAGICLSVSQRIPAGTVGTPLQPGTAARIFTGAPVPTGADAVIMQERCEHGENGVVINHVPHTGENIRRAGEDISVGAEILKAGVKLRPQEIALAASAGLPELPVFRRVRVGVFFTGDELVQPGEPLPPGAIYNSNRYALRALLEGMGCEVRDLGAVADTLEATRDALRRAAADNDLVLTSGGVSVGEEDHVKPAVEAEGRLDMWKIAIKPGKPLAFGEIHTADGKAWFLGLPGNPVAAFVTFLTMVRPFILRLQGAGSVSPRVLSLPSASVWSRADGARLEFLRGRINDDGAFELYKSQGSAVVISLCWSDGLALNPPGNTIAIGDTVSFVSFAELLS